A stretch of the Candidatus Abyssobacteria bacterium SURF_5 genome encodes the following:
- a CDS encoding MBOAT family protein yields the protein MRLLSIHFFALVAAGLLLFHGYNSRNWRRAVLLILNVAFIASFAGDFLDLLPLIEFLSLGYFCICFIHARPSKLNFFAAIFLLIATFIYLKQYSLVHFLTSAVSPGVTIGLSFIFFRVLQVLVDTYQRALVERISPWQMLNYCCNFLTFVSGPIQRFQDYRKQEESLGAVAISSETAYLAFSRITNGVIKLAIISAGFQLAFQWARYVASPNYLWATYGAACLSYLLQLYFNFAGYMDIVIGVGLLFGFELPENFDAPLGAGNFLDFWRRWHITLSEWFKLYLFNPIMKSLAHRSRRMSLIPYFGVFAYFITFFLMGVWHGTTFVFVIYGLFLGLGMSVNKLYEIEMRKRLGKDRFKKLRGATLYGYFTHALTMTYFAVSLTALWTEWDGFTKILSQLGVLGIFKSAAFCIALVIVSRLLIDSARIASIPIRKQIERVNQAFLFQQAHLAARAIVLLLFLVSSQTKIPDLIYGGF from the coding sequence ATGCGCCTCCTTTCCATTCATTTCTTTGCTCTTGTGGCCGCTGGACTCCTCCTGTTCCACGGCTATAATTCCCGCAATTGGCGGCGCGCCGTCTTACTCATCCTAAACGTGGCCTTCATCGCCAGCTTTGCCGGCGATTTTCTTGACCTGCTTCCCTTGATTGAATTCCTGTCGCTCGGGTATTTCTGTATCTGTTTTATTCATGCGCGGCCATCGAAATTGAATTTCTTTGCCGCCATTTTTTTGCTGATAGCGACCTTCATCTATCTGAAGCAGTATTCGCTGGTCCATTTTCTCACGTCGGCGGTAAGCCCCGGCGTCACCATCGGATTGTCCTTCATCTTTTTCCGCGTGCTCCAGGTGTTGGTGGACACATATCAGAGGGCGCTCGTGGAACGCATCTCCCCGTGGCAGATGCTCAATTACTGCTGTAATTTCCTCACTTTCGTTTCCGGCCCGATTCAACGTTTCCAGGATTACCGGAAGCAGGAGGAGAGCCTTGGCGCCGTTGCCATCTCATCGGAAACCGCCTATCTCGCATTCTCGCGCATCACCAACGGCGTCATCAAGCTTGCGATCATATCCGCCGGTTTCCAGCTTGCGTTCCAGTGGGCGAGGTATGTGGCGTCGCCGAATTATCTATGGGCGACCTACGGCGCCGCGTGCCTGAGCTACCTGCTGCAGCTTTACTTCAATTTCGCCGGCTATATGGATATCGTCATCGGCGTCGGTCTCCTGTTCGGGTTCGAACTGCCGGAAAATTTTGATGCGCCGCTGGGCGCCGGAAACTTTCTCGATTTCTGGAGGCGCTGGCACATCACGCTTTCCGAATGGTTCAAACTGTACCTGTTCAACCCGATAATGAAATCGCTGGCGCATCGCTCGAGGCGGATGTCGCTGATCCCCTACTTCGGCGTCTTCGCATATTTCATCACGTTCTTCCTCATGGGCGTATGGCACGGGACCACGTTCGTATTCGTGATCTACGGCCTGTTCCTGGGGCTCGGAATGAGCGTCAATAAACTGTATGAGATCGAAATGCGCAAGCGGCTGGGCAAGGACCGCTTCAAGAAGCTTCGCGGCGCCACGCTCTACGGATATTTCACTCATGCCCTCACAATGACCTATTTCGCGGTCTCGCTGACTGCACTCTGGACGGAATGGGACGGGTTCACAAAGATTCTCTCTCAGCTCGGCGTCCTCGGGATTTTTAAGAGCGCGGCATTCTGTATCGCGCTTGTCATCGTGTCCCGACTGCTGATCGACAGCGCGCGCATCGCATCAATCCCGATCCGGAAACAGATTGAACGAGTGAATCAGGCATTCCTCTTCCAGCAGGCGCACCTTGCCGCCCGCGCTATCGTTCTGCTGCTTTTCCTCGTCTCCTCACAAACGAAGATA